A single window of Eucalyptus grandis isolate ANBG69807.140 chromosome 1, ASM1654582v1, whole genome shotgun sequence DNA harbors:
- the LOC108955711 gene encoding disease resistance protein RPV1-like isoform X1, which yields MSLAFTDPTMEEGSNSQALSGHSYDVFLSFRGPDTRYQFTDCLYNNLEEAGIIIYRDTESLPVGKKIRELLPAIEDSKIYIPIFSKTYASSPWCLRELAHMVECTSKSNENKEILPIFLDVEPDVVKLRTNELEPNLYRQALSEHQKEFSAEVKSWEKALIEVGKIRGWNWQEQEHKGQGDLIRSVRRTVLVKLKVIYENVTKDLVGVEDRVEAIIKKLDLKSDRVQFLRIYGIGGIGKTTLAKVVFNQLLSSFHHCCFLADVGELSRRHGVVYLQKQLLKELLDSHSSDQIYRENCVINMITRGVLRNKKILIVLDDVDEEEQLRNLADRGDWFGSGSRIIITTRYRDILKIEGEASSEGLVKKSAKILTYEVEVMQEHHALKLFSRYAFRRDYPPNHCVSLSKNIVHILGKLPLALEVVGSSLNGKPEDFWKETLKKLQDAPHKRVRSALMITYQRLDNAQREVFMDIACFFIGVDKTYPFYMWDALGYYPRNAIDALYLMSLIKIKDNTFWMHDQVRIFGRDIVCEENFKYPYERSRVWHPENAMTILKRKEVNTKIEALSLGFHAGILKHDQFANLQNLRFFQGDGVFFEGNFNNLLSSLKWLSWRHCPSEFMATNFHPTNLVVLDISWSDITEAWIGWNYIRGASKLKVLDLSNCKYLTRTPDLSKLVSLERLILEDCCNLIEIDPSIGKLDSLIALNLNGCQSLQELPEVIGCLQHLTEIVMPDILDKFILPETFGKLKSLLTLDVSQRQISKLPFSIGGLVELTRLNLYQCTKIKELPDSVGKLQSLVELDLSWTSIGHLPDSIGDLKQLKVLRMSHIIGITKLPRVIGLMEKLEELDVSDCWNLVGEIPEEIGSLSCLKVLDLSDTHICGLPNSIGSLKQLRVLRMSHIRGITKLPSAIGLVEKLEELNARGCHSLTGEIFEEIGKLSCLRILDLSDTHICGLPHSIGNLKQLRVLRMSHIRGITKLPSAIGLVEKLEELNARGYQNLTGEIPEEIGKLSCLRILDLSDTLVSGLPTTVSHLSNLQTLSLESCPRIKQLPVLPSSLTCLR from the exons aTGTCTCTGGCGTTTACAGATCCTACCATGGAGGAAGGGTCGAATTCACAGGCGTTATCTGGACATTCATACGATGTTTTTCTGAGTTTCCGAGGGCCAGACACCCGTTATCAATTCACCGATTGTCTTTATAATAACCTGGAAGAGGCTGGGATCATCATCTATAGGGACACTGAATCCCTTCCTGTGGGTAAAAAAATTCGTGAGCTTCTACCGGCGATTGAGGACTCCAAGATCTACATTCCCATATTCTCCAAAACTTATGCTTCAAGTCCCTGGTGCCTTCGAGAGCTCGCACACATGGTTGAGTGCACCTCGAAATCGAACGAGAACAAAGAGATTCTACCCATTTTCTTGGATGTGGAACCTGATGTCGTCAAGCTCAGAACAAACGAACTTGAGCCAAACTTATATAGGCAAGCTCTTTCGGAGCACCAGAAGGAGTTCTCCGCTGAGGTAAAGTCATGGGAAAAGGCTCTCATTGAGGTGGGCAAGATAAGGGGATGGAACTGGCAGGAACAGGAACATAAAGG CCAAGGAGATCTCATCCGGTCTGTACGTCGCACTGTTTTGGTTAAGCTGAAGGTCATATATGAAAATGTGACGAAAGATTTAGTTGGAGTTGAAGATCGTGTAGAAGCTATAATCAAAAAGCTGGATTTGAAGTCTGATAGGGTACAATTTCTAAGAATCTATGGAATAGGCGGCATTGGCAAAACAACACTTGCCAAGGTTGTTTTCAACCAACTACTTTCTAGTTTTCACCATTGTTGTTTCCTCGCGGACGTTGGGGAATTGTCACGACGCCATGGAGTGGTATATTTGCAAAAGCAATTGTTAAAAGAGCTCCTTGATTCTCATTCTAGCGACCAAATTTATAGGGAGAATTGTGTGATCAACATGATTACGAGAGGAGTacttaggaataaaaaaattctcatcgtTCTTGATGACGTGGATGAGGAAGAGCAACTAAGAAATCTAGCAGACAGAGGTGATTGGTTTGGTTCTGGTAGTAGGATTATCATAACTACTAGGTACCGAGATATCCTAAAGATTGAGGGAGAAGCATCAAGTGAAGGCCTTGTAAAAAAGTCTGCAAAAATTTTGACTTATGAAGTAGAGGTGATGCAAGAACATCATGCTCTCAAGCTTTTCAGTAGGTATGCCTTTAGAAGAGACTATCCACCAAATCATTGTGTCTCCCTTTCAAAAAATATTGTCCATATTTTGGGAAagcttcctttagctcttgaggTTGTAGGTTCCTCCCTTAATGGTAAACCTGAAGATTTTTGGAAAGAGACGTTGAAGAAGCTACAAGATGCTCCTCATAAAAGAGTCCGAAGTGCATTGATGATAACTTATCAAAGGTTAGATAATGCACAAAGGGAAGTATTTATGGATATAGCTTGTTTTTTCATTGGTGTGGATAAAACATACCCTTTTTACATGTGGGATGCCCTTGGATACTACCCACGCAATGCCATTGACGCCCTCTATCTCATgtccttgataaaaatcaaGGATAATACtttttggatgcatgaccaagtgCGGATCTTTGGAAGGGATATCGTTTGTGAAGAGAATTTCAAATATCCCTACGAACGTAGTAGAGTGTGGCATCCTGAGAACGCCATGACCATTTTGAAGCGAAAAGAG gtaaatactaaaatagaagCACTGTCGTTAGGATTTCATGCAGGCATTCTAAAGCATGATCAATTTGCTAATTTACAAAACCTGAGATTCTTCCAAGGGGATGGAGTGTTCTTtgaaggaaacttcaataatctTCTCTCCAGTTTAAAATGGCTTTCTTGGCGACATTGCCCTTCCGAGTTTATGGCAACCAACTTTCATCCGACTAATTTAGTCGTTCTTGACATTTCATGGAGCGATATTACGGAGGCGTGGATTGGTTGGAACTATATCAGA GGGGCAAGTAAACTAAAAGTACTAGATCTCAGCAACTGCAAATACTTGACGAGAACACCTGATTTGTCTAAGTTGGTGTCCTTGGAGAGATTGATTCTTGAAGATTGTTGCAACCTAATTGAAATTGACCCATCCATTGGTAAATTAGATTCCCTAATTGCTTTGAACTTGAATGGTTGTCAGTCTCTTCAAGAGTTGCCTGAAGTAATAGGATGTCTACAACATTTGACAGAGATTGTCATGCCTGATATATTGGATAAATTTATACTTCCGGAGACGTTTGGTAAATTGAAGTCATTGTTGACCTTGGATGTATCACAAAGGCAGATTAGCAAACTGCCATTCTCGATTGGAGGGCTAGTGGAACTTACCCGGTTGAATTTATACCAGTGTACAAAGATAAAGGAACTTCCAGACTCAGTTGGAAAATTACAATCATTAGTTGAGCTGGATTTGTCATGGACAAGTATTGGTCACCTACCTGATTCAATCGGCGATTTGAAGCAATTGAAAGTGCTTAGGATGAGCCATATAATTGGGATTACAAAATTACCAAGGGTGATTGGGCTTatggagaagcttgaagagttAGACGTTAGTGATTGTTGGAACTTGGTTGGCGAAATCCCTGAAGAAATTGGGAGTTTGTCTTGTTTGAAGGTCCTAGACTTGTCAGACACACATATATGTGGACTACCAAATTCAATCGGCAGTCTAAAGCAACTGAGAGTACTTAGGATGAGCCACATAAGGGGGATAACAAAATTACCAAGTGCGATTGGGCTGGTGGAGAAGCTTGAAGAATTAAATGCTAGAGGATGTCACAGCTTGACTGGTGAAATCTTTGAAGAAATTGGGAAATTGTCATGTTTGAGGATCCTAGACTTGTCAGACACACATATATGTGGACTACCTCATTCAATCGGCAATCTAAAGCAACTAAGAGTACTTAGGATGAGCCACATAAGGGGGATAACAAAATTACCAAGTGCAATTGGGCTGGTGGAGAAGCTTGAAGAATTAAATGCTAGAGGATATCAAAACTTGACTGGCGAAATCCCtgaagaaattggaaaattgtCATGTTTGAGGATCCTAGACTTGTCAGACACACTTGTATCTGGATTACCCACTACTGTCAGTCACCTCTCTAATCTCCAAACACTTAGTCTAGAATCATGTCCTAGGATTAAACAGTTGCCAGTGCTTCCCTCAAGTTTGACTTGTCTGAGATAA
- the LOC108955711 gene encoding disease resistance protein RPV1-like isoform X2, giving the protein MSLAFTDPTMEEGSNSQALSGHSYDVFLSFRGPDTRYQFTDCLYNNLEEAGIIIYRDTESLPVGKKIRELLPAIEDSKIYIPIFSKTYASSPWCLRELAHMVECTSKSNENKEILPIFLDVEPDVVKLRTNELEPNLYRQALSEHQKEFSAEVKSWEKALIEVGKIRGWNWQEQEHKGQGDLIRSVRRTVLVKLKVIYENVTKDLVGVEDRVEAIIKKLDLKSDRVQFLRIYGIGGIGKTTLAKVVFNQLLSSFHHCCFLADVGELSRRHGVVYLQKQLLKELLDSHSSDQIYRENCVINMITRGVLRNKKILIVLDDVDEEEQLRNLADRGDWFGSGSRIIITTRYRDILKIEGEASSEGLVKKSAKILTYEVEVMQEHHALKLFSRYAFRRDYPPNHCVSLSKNIVHILGKLPLALEVVGSSLNGKPEDFWKETLKKLQDAPHKRVRSALMITYQRLDNAQREVFMDIACFFIGVDKTYPFYMWDALGYYPRNAIDALYLMSLIKIKDNTFWMHDQVRIFGRDIVCEENFKYPYERSRVWHPENAMTILKRKEVNTKIEALSLGFHAGILKHDQFANLQNLRFFQGDGVFFEGNFNNLLSSLKWLSWRHCPSEFMATNFHPTNLVVLDISWSDITEAWIGWNYIRGASKLKVLDLSNCKYLTRTPDLSKLVSLERLILEDCCNLIEIDPSIEIVMPDILDKFILPETFGKLKSLLTLDVSQRQISKLPFSIGGLVELTRLNLYQCTKIKELPDSVGKLQSLVELDLSWTSIGHLPDSIGDLKQLKVLRMSHIIGITKLPRVIGLMEKLEELDVSDCWNLVGEIPEEIGSLSCLKVLDLSDTHICGLPNSIGSLKQLRVLRMSHIRGITKLPSAIGLVEKLEELNARGCHSLTGEIFEEIGKLSCLRILDLSDTHICGLPHSIGNLKQLRVLRMSHIRGITKLPSAIGLVEKLEELNARGYQNLTGEIPEEIGKLSCLRILDLSDTLVSGLPTTVSHLSNLQTLSLESCPRIKQLPVLPSSLTCLR; this is encoded by the exons aTGTCTCTGGCGTTTACAGATCCTACCATGGAGGAAGGGTCGAATTCACAGGCGTTATCTGGACATTCATACGATGTTTTTCTGAGTTTCCGAGGGCCAGACACCCGTTATCAATTCACCGATTGTCTTTATAATAACCTGGAAGAGGCTGGGATCATCATCTATAGGGACACTGAATCCCTTCCTGTGGGTAAAAAAATTCGTGAGCTTCTACCGGCGATTGAGGACTCCAAGATCTACATTCCCATATTCTCCAAAACTTATGCTTCAAGTCCCTGGTGCCTTCGAGAGCTCGCACACATGGTTGAGTGCACCTCGAAATCGAACGAGAACAAAGAGATTCTACCCATTTTCTTGGATGTGGAACCTGATGTCGTCAAGCTCAGAACAAACGAACTTGAGCCAAACTTATATAGGCAAGCTCTTTCGGAGCACCAGAAGGAGTTCTCCGCTGAGGTAAAGTCATGGGAAAAGGCTCTCATTGAGGTGGGCAAGATAAGGGGATGGAACTGGCAGGAACAGGAACATAAAGG CCAAGGAGATCTCATCCGGTCTGTACGTCGCACTGTTTTGGTTAAGCTGAAGGTCATATATGAAAATGTGACGAAAGATTTAGTTGGAGTTGAAGATCGTGTAGAAGCTATAATCAAAAAGCTGGATTTGAAGTCTGATAGGGTACAATTTCTAAGAATCTATGGAATAGGCGGCATTGGCAAAACAACACTTGCCAAGGTTGTTTTCAACCAACTACTTTCTAGTTTTCACCATTGTTGTTTCCTCGCGGACGTTGGGGAATTGTCACGACGCCATGGAGTGGTATATTTGCAAAAGCAATTGTTAAAAGAGCTCCTTGATTCTCATTCTAGCGACCAAATTTATAGGGAGAATTGTGTGATCAACATGATTACGAGAGGAGTacttaggaataaaaaaattctcatcgtTCTTGATGACGTGGATGAGGAAGAGCAACTAAGAAATCTAGCAGACAGAGGTGATTGGTTTGGTTCTGGTAGTAGGATTATCATAACTACTAGGTACCGAGATATCCTAAAGATTGAGGGAGAAGCATCAAGTGAAGGCCTTGTAAAAAAGTCTGCAAAAATTTTGACTTATGAAGTAGAGGTGATGCAAGAACATCATGCTCTCAAGCTTTTCAGTAGGTATGCCTTTAGAAGAGACTATCCACCAAATCATTGTGTCTCCCTTTCAAAAAATATTGTCCATATTTTGGGAAagcttcctttagctcttgaggTTGTAGGTTCCTCCCTTAATGGTAAACCTGAAGATTTTTGGAAAGAGACGTTGAAGAAGCTACAAGATGCTCCTCATAAAAGAGTCCGAAGTGCATTGATGATAACTTATCAAAGGTTAGATAATGCACAAAGGGAAGTATTTATGGATATAGCTTGTTTTTTCATTGGTGTGGATAAAACATACCCTTTTTACATGTGGGATGCCCTTGGATACTACCCACGCAATGCCATTGACGCCCTCTATCTCATgtccttgataaaaatcaaGGATAATACtttttggatgcatgaccaagtgCGGATCTTTGGAAGGGATATCGTTTGTGAAGAGAATTTCAAATATCCCTACGAACGTAGTAGAGTGTGGCATCCTGAGAACGCCATGACCATTTTGAAGCGAAAAGAG gtaaatactaaaatagaagCACTGTCGTTAGGATTTCATGCAGGCATTCTAAAGCATGATCAATTTGCTAATTTACAAAACCTGAGATTCTTCCAAGGGGATGGAGTGTTCTTtgaaggaaacttcaataatctTCTCTCCAGTTTAAAATGGCTTTCTTGGCGACATTGCCCTTCCGAGTTTATGGCAACCAACTTTCATCCGACTAATTTAGTCGTTCTTGACATTTCATGGAGCGATATTACGGAGGCGTGGATTGGTTGGAACTATATCAGA GGGGCAAGTAAACTAAAAGTACTAGATCTCAGCAACTGCAAATACTTGACGAGAACACCTGATTTGTCTAAGTTGGTGTCCTTGGAGAGATTGATTCTTGAAGATTGTTGCAACCTAATTGAAATTGACCCATCCATTG AGATTGTCATGCCTGATATATTGGATAAATTTATACTTCCGGAGACGTTTGGTAAATTGAAGTCATTGTTGACCTTGGATGTATCACAAAGGCAGATTAGCAAACTGCCATTCTCGATTGGAGGGCTAGTGGAACTTACCCGGTTGAATTTATACCAGTGTACAAAGATAAAGGAACTTCCAGACTCAGTTGGAAAATTACAATCATTAGTTGAGCTGGATTTGTCATGGACAAGTATTGGTCACCTACCTGATTCAATCGGCGATTTGAAGCAATTGAAAGTGCTTAGGATGAGCCATATAATTGGGATTACAAAATTACCAAGGGTGATTGGGCTTatggagaagcttgaagagttAGACGTTAGTGATTGTTGGAACTTGGTTGGCGAAATCCCTGAAGAAATTGGGAGTTTGTCTTGTTTGAAGGTCCTAGACTTGTCAGACACACATATATGTGGACTACCAAATTCAATCGGCAGTCTAAAGCAACTGAGAGTACTTAGGATGAGCCACATAAGGGGGATAACAAAATTACCAAGTGCGATTGGGCTGGTGGAGAAGCTTGAAGAATTAAATGCTAGAGGATGTCACAGCTTGACTGGTGAAATCTTTGAAGAAATTGGGAAATTGTCATGTTTGAGGATCCTAGACTTGTCAGACACACATATATGTGGACTACCTCATTCAATCGGCAATCTAAAGCAACTAAGAGTACTTAGGATGAGCCACATAAGGGGGATAACAAAATTACCAAGTGCAATTGGGCTGGTGGAGAAGCTTGAAGAATTAAATGCTAGAGGATATCAAAACTTGACTGGCGAAATCCCtgaagaaattggaaaattgtCATGTTTGAGGATCCTAGACTTGTCAGACACACTTGTATCTGGATTACCCACTACTGTCAGTCACCTCTCTAATCTCCAAACACTTAGTCTAGAATCATGTCCTAGGATTAAACAGTTGCCAGTGCTTCCCTCAAGTTTGACTTGTCTGAGATAA
- the LOC108955711 gene encoding disease resistance protein RPV1-like isoform X3, whose protein sequence is MSLAFTDPTMEEGSNSQALSGHSYDVFLSFRGPDTRYQFTDCLYNNLEEAGIIIYRDTESLPVGKKIRELLPAIEDSKIYIPIFSKTYASSPWCLRELAHMVECTSKSNENKEILPIFLDVEPDVVKLRTNELEPNLYRQALSEHQKEFSAEVKSWEKALIEVGKIRGWNWQEQEHKGQGDLIRSVRRTVLVKLKVIYENVTKDLVGVEDRVEAIIKKLDLKSDRVQFLRIYGIGGIGKTTLAKVVFNQLLSSFHHCCFLADVGELSRRHGVVYLQKQLLKELLDSHSSDQIYRENCVINMITRGVLRNKKILIVLDDVDEEEQLRNLADRGDWFGSGSRIIITTRYRDILKIEGEASSEGLVKKSAKILTYEVEVMQEHHALKLFSRYAFRRDYPPNHCVSLSKNIVHILGKLPLALEVVGSSLNGKPEDFWKETLKKLQDAPHKRVRSALMITYQRLDNAQREVFMDIACFFIGVDKTYPFYMWDALGYYPRNAIDALYLMSLIKIKDNTFWMHDQVRIFGRDIVCEENFKYPYERSRVWHPENAMTILKRKEGASKLKVLDLSNCKYLTRTPDLSKLVSLERLILEDCCNLIEIDPSIGKLDSLIALNLNGCQSLQELPEVIGCLQHLTEIVMPDILDKFILPETFGKLKSLLTLDVSQRQISKLPFSIGGLVELTRLNLYQCTKIKELPDSVGKLQSLVELDLSWTSIGHLPDSIGDLKQLKVLRMSHIIGITKLPRVIGLMEKLEELDVSDCWNLVGEIPEEIGSLSCLKVLDLSDTHICGLPNSIGSLKQLRVLRMSHIRGITKLPSAIGLVEKLEELNARGCHSLTGEIFEEIGKLSCLRILDLSDTHICGLPHSIGNLKQLRVLRMSHIRGITKLPSAIGLVEKLEELNARGYQNLTGEIPEEIGKLSCLRILDLSDTLVSGLPTTVSHLSNLQTLSLESCPRIKQLPVLPSSLTCLR, encoded by the exons aTGTCTCTGGCGTTTACAGATCCTACCATGGAGGAAGGGTCGAATTCACAGGCGTTATCTGGACATTCATACGATGTTTTTCTGAGTTTCCGAGGGCCAGACACCCGTTATCAATTCACCGATTGTCTTTATAATAACCTGGAAGAGGCTGGGATCATCATCTATAGGGACACTGAATCCCTTCCTGTGGGTAAAAAAATTCGTGAGCTTCTACCGGCGATTGAGGACTCCAAGATCTACATTCCCATATTCTCCAAAACTTATGCTTCAAGTCCCTGGTGCCTTCGAGAGCTCGCACACATGGTTGAGTGCACCTCGAAATCGAACGAGAACAAAGAGATTCTACCCATTTTCTTGGATGTGGAACCTGATGTCGTCAAGCTCAGAACAAACGAACTTGAGCCAAACTTATATAGGCAAGCTCTTTCGGAGCACCAGAAGGAGTTCTCCGCTGAGGTAAAGTCATGGGAAAAGGCTCTCATTGAGGTGGGCAAGATAAGGGGATGGAACTGGCAGGAACAGGAACATAAAGG CCAAGGAGATCTCATCCGGTCTGTACGTCGCACTGTTTTGGTTAAGCTGAAGGTCATATATGAAAATGTGACGAAAGATTTAGTTGGAGTTGAAGATCGTGTAGAAGCTATAATCAAAAAGCTGGATTTGAAGTCTGATAGGGTACAATTTCTAAGAATCTATGGAATAGGCGGCATTGGCAAAACAACACTTGCCAAGGTTGTTTTCAACCAACTACTTTCTAGTTTTCACCATTGTTGTTTCCTCGCGGACGTTGGGGAATTGTCACGACGCCATGGAGTGGTATATTTGCAAAAGCAATTGTTAAAAGAGCTCCTTGATTCTCATTCTAGCGACCAAATTTATAGGGAGAATTGTGTGATCAACATGATTACGAGAGGAGTacttaggaataaaaaaattctcatcgtTCTTGATGACGTGGATGAGGAAGAGCAACTAAGAAATCTAGCAGACAGAGGTGATTGGTTTGGTTCTGGTAGTAGGATTATCATAACTACTAGGTACCGAGATATCCTAAAGATTGAGGGAGAAGCATCAAGTGAAGGCCTTGTAAAAAAGTCTGCAAAAATTTTGACTTATGAAGTAGAGGTGATGCAAGAACATCATGCTCTCAAGCTTTTCAGTAGGTATGCCTTTAGAAGAGACTATCCACCAAATCATTGTGTCTCCCTTTCAAAAAATATTGTCCATATTTTGGGAAagcttcctttagctcttgaggTTGTAGGTTCCTCCCTTAATGGTAAACCTGAAGATTTTTGGAAAGAGACGTTGAAGAAGCTACAAGATGCTCCTCATAAAAGAGTCCGAAGTGCATTGATGATAACTTATCAAAGGTTAGATAATGCACAAAGGGAAGTATTTATGGATATAGCTTGTTTTTTCATTGGTGTGGATAAAACATACCCTTTTTACATGTGGGATGCCCTTGGATACTACCCACGCAATGCCATTGACGCCCTCTATCTCATgtccttgataaaaatcaaGGATAATACtttttggatgcatgaccaagtgCGGATCTTTGGAAGGGATATCGTTTGTGAAGAGAATTTCAAATATCCCTACGAACGTAGTAGAGTGTGGCATCCTGAGAACGCCATGACCATTTTGAAGCGAAAAGAG GGGGCAAGTAAACTAAAAGTACTAGATCTCAGCAACTGCAAATACTTGACGAGAACACCTGATTTGTCTAAGTTGGTGTCCTTGGAGAGATTGATTCTTGAAGATTGTTGCAACCTAATTGAAATTGACCCATCCATTGGTAAATTAGATTCCCTAATTGCTTTGAACTTGAATGGTTGTCAGTCTCTTCAAGAGTTGCCTGAAGTAATAGGATGTCTACAACATTTGACAGAGATTGTCATGCCTGATATATTGGATAAATTTATACTTCCGGAGACGTTTGGTAAATTGAAGTCATTGTTGACCTTGGATGTATCACAAAGGCAGATTAGCAAACTGCCATTCTCGATTGGAGGGCTAGTGGAACTTACCCGGTTGAATTTATACCAGTGTACAAAGATAAAGGAACTTCCAGACTCAGTTGGAAAATTACAATCATTAGTTGAGCTGGATTTGTCATGGACAAGTATTGGTCACCTACCTGATTCAATCGGCGATTTGAAGCAATTGAAAGTGCTTAGGATGAGCCATATAATTGGGATTACAAAATTACCAAGGGTGATTGGGCTTatggagaagcttgaagagttAGACGTTAGTGATTGTTGGAACTTGGTTGGCGAAATCCCTGAAGAAATTGGGAGTTTGTCTTGTTTGAAGGTCCTAGACTTGTCAGACACACATATATGTGGACTACCAAATTCAATCGGCAGTCTAAAGCAACTGAGAGTACTTAGGATGAGCCACATAAGGGGGATAACAAAATTACCAAGTGCGATTGGGCTGGTGGAGAAGCTTGAAGAATTAAATGCTAGAGGATGTCACAGCTTGACTGGTGAAATCTTTGAAGAAATTGGGAAATTGTCATGTTTGAGGATCCTAGACTTGTCAGACACACATATATGTGGACTACCTCATTCAATCGGCAATCTAAAGCAACTAAGAGTACTTAGGATGAGCCACATAAGGGGGATAACAAAATTACCAAGTGCAATTGGGCTGGTGGAGAAGCTTGAAGAATTAAATGCTAGAGGATATCAAAACTTGACTGGCGAAATCCCtgaagaaattggaaaattgtCATGTTTGAGGATCCTAGACTTGTCAGACACACTTGTATCTGGATTACCCACTACTGTCAGTCACCTCTCTAATCTCCAAACACTTAGTCTAGAATCATGTCCTAGGATTAAACAGTTGCCAGTGCTTCCCTCAAGTTTGACTTGTCTGAGATAA